From the Solanum pennellii chromosome 4, SPENNV200 genome, one window contains:
- the LOC107015809 gene encoding probable carbohydrate esterase At4g34215 yields MSQFCLNFKKTMISFLWLILLTHIRWVNTADLADVSTSKVLNIFILAGQSNMSGRGGVINHGQNGLANETWDGVIPPECQSNSNILRLNAGLTWVEAQEPLHQDIDLGKICGVGPGMSFANSVLKRDPSIGVIGLVPCAIGGTNISEWARGGVLYNHMIRRTEAALQRGGKLQALLWYQGESDTETLEDAKLYRFRLKRLFKNVLRDLQSPTLPVIQVALASSIGSYMEQVRKAQLSINLPNVRTVDAKGLPLGMDFVHITTLAQVQLGQMLADTFLQTQQTTQAVLLPFQTETVTSNAPIRCSNFVMNLLLSPFR; encoded by the exons ATGTCACAGTTTTGCCtcaatttcaagaaaacaaTGATTTCCTTTCTTTGGTTAATACTTCTAACACACATCAGGTGGGTAAATACAGCAGATCTAGCAGATGTTTCAACTTCAAAGGTCCTAAACATATTCATATTAGCCGGACAAAGCAACATGTCCGGCCGAGGTGGTGTCATTAACCATGGCCAAAATGGCCTGGCTAATGAGACATGGGATGGTGTAATTCCACCAGAATGTCAATCCAACTCAAACATCCTCAGACTCAATGCAGGACTTACATGGGTTGAAGCTCAGGAACCACTTCACCAAGACATAGATTTGGGTAAAATTTGTGGAGTTGGGCCAGGTATGTCATTTGCCAATTCAGTTCTGAAGAGAGATCCAAGTATTGGAGTGATTGGTTTGGTGCCTTGTGCTATTGGAGGAACAAATATCAGCGAATGGGCTCGCGGGGGTGTTCTGTATAATCATATGATAAGGAGAACAGAAGCTGCTCTGCAAAGAGGTGGAAAACTTCAAGCTTTGTTGTGGTACCAAGGTGAGAGTGATACAGAGACTCTTGAAGATGCCAAATTGTACAGATTTAGACTGAAGAGATTATTCAAGAATGTGCTCCGTGATCTACAATCACCTACATTGCCTGTCATTcag GTGGCATTGGCATCATCTATTGGATCTTATATGGAGCAGGTTAGAAAAGCTCAACTGAGTATTAATCTTCCAAATGTGAGAACTGTTGATGCCAAAGGGCTACCTTTAGGGATGGATTTTGTGCACATTACAACACTAGCACAAGTCCAGCTTGGTCAAATGCTGGCTGATACCTTCCTTCAGACTCAACAGACTACTCAGGCAGTTCTTCTCCCTTTTCAGACAGAGACAGTGACTAGTAATGCCCCGATACGTTGCTCAAATTTTGTTATGAATCTTCTACTTAGTCCGTTTAGGTAA
- the LOC107015808 gene encoding synaptonemal complex protein 1-like, with translation MSKLLGLSGMKGLDHFKSLSGSGVGAAKTMSIPTRMSSDMVSTGSFANLKLTAEKLVKEQASAKTDLQLASSKLKKLTEEVQVLEEKLKNAYNENAKLKVKHKEDEKLWKGLESKFSSTKTLCDQLTETLQHLAGVVQDAEKDKASFEDRQSATSVVVDNLQDDLKSLSLRLESSEETVRNCKRELNELGIEKEKMKNCFMVEQSKCTSVIEEKDAMIKELEATVAVNGLAVENLKNKLEELHIESRLKEDKLEDLRTAKNNVEKEKSDLVSKNNEFAKQLDTSLQEIKNLNEFVNEMVVKLTDLDSQSLAFAEKIIQLTALFDSGFEMMRERGELAAQHAQQKFGKLQDQYTSITSEKNALLLANKDLKDKVSALQKEQEHAMVQHAQESLLAEDQIRKLESEVELLLAKKEEMELLISKLRENIVTLSDSSKLSENEMQNLSLKLSEMETENKDHIGKLQSDMQKKEDEIHVLRKEIDNYTEIVDSLEKHVTEINNKLEEKDQLVQELQDKEKQLEAEREKIQASLLAAESKLTESKKQYDQMLESKQLELSRHLKELSQKNDQAISDIRRRYDLEKLESVNLEKEKAEKIVGEMEKNCELKLSECREESKQNLKRVQEEHANLVCQIQQAHSKKEMSLVASHNEELKSSHFHYENELREKTNSMRNEHEAQLRALRLELEDNSRRLQEELYMQKSKEEKQRALLQLQWKVMGDNPEEEEVTSKKNYCCSVTKRNPPDSGKPPVRAEAKDVDSHYLVGNQIPVSNLLRKVEQVNSGSLPQHSRKVTHHEYEVETTNSRIITKRRKTKSTVVFDDPSKHKKRRTPKVKTPKEIIGVVIKGQPKPANIGDLFSEGSLNPYADDPYAFD, from the exons atgagTAAGCTTTTAGGGTTATCAGGCATGAAAGGCCTCGATCACTTCAAATCGCTGTCAGGATCTGGTGTAGGAGCTGCGAAAACGATGTCAATACCTACGCGCATGTCTTCGGACATGGTTTCTACTGGAAGTTTTGCGAATCTGAAGCTTACAGCAG AGAAATTGGTGAAGGAGCAAGCTTCTGCTAAAACTGATCTGCAATTGGCG AGCTCAAAGTTAAAGAAGTTGACTGAAGAAGTTCAGGTGCtagaagaaaagttgaaaaatgCATACAATGAAAATGCTAAGTTGAAAGTGAAGCATAAAGAAGACGAGAAGCTATGGAAAGGACTGGAATCTAAATTTTCTTCAACAAAGACCTTGTGTGATCAGCTAACTGAAACCTTACAGCACCTAGCTGGTGTGGTTCAAGATG CTGAGAAAGACAAGGCATCTTTTGAAGATAGACAATCTGCAACTTCTGTTGTTGTTGATAACTTGCAAGACGACTTGAAATCCCTCTCTTTGAGGTTGGAATCCTCCGAAGAAACTGTTAGAAATT GTAAAAGGGAGCTGAATGAACTTGGTATTGAGAAGGAGAAAATGAAGAACTGTTTCATGGTTGAACAGAGCAAATGTACTAGTGTAATTGAGGAGAAAG aTGCTATGATCAAGGAGCTTGAAGCTACTGTAGCAGTTAATGGACTTGCAGTggagaatttgaagaataagTTGGAAGAATTACATATTGAATCACGATTAAAAGAAGATAAACTGGAGGACTTGAGAACTGCCAAAAATAATGTGGAGAAAGAAAAGAGTGATCTTGTATCTAAAAATAACGAATTTGCTAAACAGTTAGATACATCACTTCAGGAGATAAAGAACCTTAATGAGTTTGTGAATGAAATGGTGGTGAAGCTTACTGATCTGGATAGTCAAAGTCTTGCCTTTGCGGAGAAGATTATTCAGCTTACTGCTTTATTTGACTCTGGTTTTGAAATGATGAGAGAGAGGGGGGAACTTGCTGCTCAGCATGCTCAACAAAAGTTTGGCAAGCTCCAGGATCAATATACAAGCATTACATCAGAGAAAAATGCTCTACTGTTGGCTAATAAGGACTTGAAGGATAAGGTCTCTGCACTTCAGAAAGAACAAGAACATGCAATGGTGCAGCACGCTCAAGAATCCCTTTTAGCAGAAGatcaaattagaaaattagAGTCTGAAGTAGAACTGCTTCTTGCCAAGAAGGAGGAGATGGAACTGCTGATTAGCAAGCTGCGGGAGAATATTGTCACTCTATCAGATAGTTCAAAACTATCGGAGAATGAAATG CAAAATTTATCATTGAAACTCTCTGAGATGGAAACAGAGAACAAAGACCATATTGGAAAGCTTCAATCAGACATGCAGAAAAAGGAAGATGAGATTCATGTTTTACGTAAGGAAATTGACAATTACACGGAAATAGTGGATTCACTGGAGAAGCATGTTACAGAGATTAACAATAAATTGGAGGAGAAAGATCAGCTTGTTCAGGAACTTCAGGACAAGGAGAAACAGTTGGAAGCTGAGAGAGAAAAG ATTCAGGCATCTTTGCTTGCTGCTGAAAGCAAGCTCACAGAATCCAAAAAGCAGTATGATCAGATGTTAGAAAGCAAACAGCTAGAACTTTCGAGGCAtttaaaagaattatcccaGAAAAATGATCAG GCCATCAGTGACATTCGGAGGAGGTACGACTTGGAGAAGTTGGAAAGTGTCAATCTAGAGAAGGAGAAG GCTGAAAAAATTGTTGGGGAGATGGAAAAGAATTGTGAGTTAAAGCTGTCGGAATGCAGAGAAGAATCTAAGCAGAACTTGAAGCGTGTACAGGAAGAACATGCTAATTTG GTATGTCAGATTCAGCAAGCACACAGCAAGAAGGAAATGAGTCTTGTTGCCAGTCACAATGAAGAGCTAAAAAGTTCCCACTTTCACTATGAAAATGAATTGAGAGAG AAAACAAATTCAATGAGGAACGAACATGAAGCTCAGTTGAGAGCTCTGAGACTTGAGCTTGAGGATAATAGCAGAAGACTGCAGGAGGAGTTGTATATGCAGAAGTCTAAA GAGGAAAAACAGAGGGCTCTTTTGCAGTTGCAGTGGAAAGTAATGGGAGATAATCCAGAAGAGGAAGAAGTGACTTCAAAGAAG AACTACTGTTGCTCGGTGACAAAAAGAAACCCACCTGATAGTGGCAAACCACCTGTGAGAGCTGAAGCTAAGGATGTG GATTCACATTATCTGGTTGGAAATCAGATACCTGTATCAAATTTGTTGAGGAAAGTTGAGCAGGTGAATTCAGGAAGTCTGCCCCAACATAGTAGGAAG GTGACTCATCATGAGTATGAAGTTGAAACCACAAATAGTAGAATAATCACGAAacgaagaaaaacaaaaagcacAGTCGTGTTTGAT GATCCATCAAAGCACAAGAAGAGAAGGACACCCAAGGTGAAGACTCCCAAAGAGATTATTGGG GTTGTTATAAAAGGTCAGCCAAAACCTGCAAACATAGGTGATTTGTTCTCAGAAGGATCTCTGAATCCATATGCTGATGATCCCTATGCATTTGATTAA